A window of Vigna unguiculata cultivar IT97K-499-35 chromosome 4, ASM411807v1, whole genome shotgun sequence contains these coding sequences:
- the LOC114180468 gene encoding uncharacterized protein LOC114180468: protein MTAAADGAAPPSLARLDGGGAMAAAADVSQVCGGHGGAQNKLHGGVVVCVGSATGEGGAKEEDGGGGSARKLAEEICNGGGVTELRSCGRSAVVARVKKMRAVTVLMVRRGGRNGGCCFRRVAVVAGEEMAAAAAVVGGREIRSDRMHEQNERMRQKDEHMKLILQHIHLKNVVSSLNDATTIEDDRVDHISDCRPGDH, encoded by the exons ATGACGGCGGCTGCTGACGGCGCGGCTCCTCCTTCTCTGGCGAGGCTTGACGGTGGCGGAGCAATGGCTGCTGCTGCGGACGTTTCGCAG GTCTgcggtggccatggtggtgCGCAGAACAAGCTTCACGGAGGCGTGGTGGTGTGCGTCGGATCTGCTACAGGTGAAGGTGGCGCgaaggaggaagatggtggtggtggaagcGCGAGAAAGCTCGCGGAGGAGATCTGCAATGGAGGTGGCGTGACGGAACTGCGGAGTTGTGGCAGGTCTGCGGTGGTGGCGCGAGTGAAGAAGATGCGCGCTGTCACGGTGCTGATGGTGCGTCGTGGTGGCCGGAATGGAGGCTGCTGTTTCCGGCGAGttgcagtggtggccggcgaggagatGGCGGCAGCGGCTGCTGTGGtgggtggaagggaaattagg AGTGACCGTATGCATGAACAAAATGAACGTATGCGCCAAAAAGATGAACATATGAAACTTATTTTGCAACATATTCATTTGAAAAATGTTGTGTCAAGTCTTAATGATGCTACTACTATTGAAGATGATAGAGTAGACCATATCAGTGATTGTAGACCAGGAGATCATTAG